In Xylanivirga thermophila, the following proteins share a genomic window:
- a CDS encoding 6-phosphofructokinase, producing the protein MTKKNILIAQSGGPTAVINSSVVGAFYRSLESNKIDRIYGAANGILGVLKEEIIDLTNQNRKIIDGMVYTPSSALGSCRYRLNTDIGHGDYKRIFEVLEAHNIGYFLYNGGNDSMDTASKLDYYAKKMGIDIKIMGIPKTVDNDLKGTDHSPGYGSAAKYLNIAAIESAFDCNTYTADTVVIMEVMGRHAGWLAASTALSVYEGKPVPDLIYLPEVPFDMERFLSDVDRLHRKQHIVFAVVSEGIKDEKGQLIGAQEDNIDKFGHKQLGGVSLILQRIVEDNITRRVKVINPSILQRCAMHCVSKTDLDEAYWMGYMATDYAINEYSGYMAGIKRISNKPYQWQPIMVPLGDVANAEQLFPTKWVIPEGNFVTNDAIEYMQPLIDGEVPIPTKKGLPQYTVIEKTFIDKKLPKWDGVVR; encoded by the coding sequence ATGACTAAAAAGAATATATTGATTGCACAATCAGGAGGCCCTACAGCTGTTATAAATTCAAGTGTGGTAGGGGCTTTTTACAGATCTTTGGAAAGTAATAAAATAGACAGGATATACGGAGCAGCAAATGGCATACTAGGGGTTTTGAAGGAAGAGATTATAGATCTTACCAATCAAAATAGGAAGATAATAGATGGTATGGTCTATACTCCCTCTTCTGCATTAGGCTCATGCCGTTATAGATTAAATACTGATATTGGGCATGGAGACTACAAACGTATTTTTGAAGTACTAGAAGCCCATAATATAGGCTATTTTTTGTATAATGGCGGGAACGATTCTATGGATACTGCATCAAAATTAGATTATTATGCTAAAAAAATGGGTATAGATATAAAGATAATGGGTATTCCAAAGACGGTAGACAATGATTTAAAAGGTACTGATCATTCGCCGGGGTATGGAAGCGCAGCTAAGTATTTAAATATAGCTGCAATTGAGTCGGCTTTTGACTGTAACACCTATACGGCTGATACAGTGGTAATAATGGAAGTGATGGGTAGGCATGCAGGTTGGCTTGCTGCTAGTACTGCATTGTCGGTATACGAAGGAAAGCCCGTGCCAGACCTTATATATTTGCCTGAGGTGCCGTTTGATATGGAAAGATTTTTGTCTGATGTGGACAGGCTACATAGAAAGCAGCATATAGTATTTGCAGTAGTATCTGAAGGCATAAAGGATGAAAAGGGTCAATTAATAGGTGCACAGGAAGATAATATAGATAAGTTCGGCCATAAGCAGCTAGGTGGCGTTTCATTAATATTACAGCGGATAGTGGAAGATAATATAACGAGACGTGTAAAAGTAATAAATCCTAGTATATTACAGAGATGCGCCATGCATTGTGTATCCAAAACCGATTTAGATGAGGCATACTGGATGGGGTATATGGCAACAGATTATGCGATAAATGAATATTCCGGATATATGGCAGGCATAAAAAGGATAAGCAATAAACCATATCAATGGCAGCCAATAATGGTACCTTTGGGAGATGTAGCCAATGCAGAACAATTGTTTCCTACTAAGTGGGTGATACCAGAAGGAAATTTTGTAACTAATGATGCCATTGAGTATATGCAGCCCCTTATTGATGGTGAAGTGCCTATTCCTACTAAAAAAGGATTGCCCCAATATACCGTTATAGAGAAGACATTTATTGATAAAAAGTTACCCAAATGGGATGGCGTAGTTAGGTAA
- a CDS encoding glycogen/starch/alpha-glucan phosphorylase, producing the protein MDKDSIKESIKYELLYTFAKDIGQATTEELYMAFALTVRNEIMKKWANTKKIMESGEYKTLYYLSIEFLTGKFWGNNIINIDDIEIYKQVCNELGIPFSQLEEYENEPGIGNGGLGRLAAAFMESLTTLNLPAYGCGIRYEYGLFNQKIINGYQIEHADNWLSDRNVWEVECKDEIVEVKFGGNIIETWEDGRLKIDYRNYYSIYAIPYDIPVVGYDSDIVNTLRLWSAKSYNDINMDWFNRGNYLKASEEKVLAESISKVLYPEDNNPDGKRLRLKQQYFFVSATIQNIIKKSKGKFPLWALSDNVVIHINDTHPALAIPELMRILMDEEGMGWDEAWNITTKTCAYTNHTIMGEALEKWPIDLFKEVLPRIYMIIKEINDRQLHRLNREGTNDWEKIDKMTIIAYDQIRMANLCLEGCYSINGVSKLHTDILKKEVFSDFYAIFPHKFHSVTNGITYRRWLMHANPGLSDLITDAIGTRWKYDSHELEGLHKFSEDSAFRDSFSDVKRYNKQKLAKYISDKTGIHVDPESIFDVQIKRIHEYKRQFLNVLNILYMYDLLLENPSRDIHPRTFIFAGKAAPGYYRAKLIIKLINSIANRINGDIRLNNKLKVVFLENYNVTLAEKIIPAAEISEQISTAGMEASGTGNMKLMLNGALTLGTLDGANVEIKEAVGDQNIFIFGLTADQVENYHKYGGYNSKAIYDNDANVKKVVNQLVNGFLSPENSMMFRSLYNYLLYEEGGITDRYMILKDFDSYRHVHSIVDDQYKMPDIWWKKAILNVAGAGRFSSDESIKNYNSDIWHLSKMGD; encoded by the coding sequence ATGGACAAGGATAGCATAAAGGAATCCATAAAATATGAATTGCTATATACATTTGCAAAAGATATTGGGCAGGCAACAACAGAGGAACTATATATGGCATTTGCATTAACGGTAAGAAATGAAATAATGAAAAAATGGGCAAATACTAAAAAAATAATGGAATCTGGAGAATATAAAACCCTATACTATCTTTCTATAGAATTTCTTACAGGCAAATTTTGGGGTAACAATATCATAAATATTGATGATATTGAAATATATAAACAGGTATGTAATGAGCTAGGTATACCGTTTTCTCAATTGGAAGAGTATGAAAATGAACCTGGTATTGGGAATGGTGGTTTAGGACGCTTGGCAGCAGCGTTTATGGAATCTCTTACTACATTGAATCTCCCTGCGTATGGATGTGGTATAAGATATGAATATGGACTGTTTAATCAAAAGATAATAAACGGATATCAGATAGAACATGCCGATAACTGGCTTTCCGATAGAAATGTTTGGGAGGTAGAATGTAAAGACGAGATAGTTGAAGTAAAATTTGGTGGAAATATCATTGAAACATGGGAAGATGGAAGACTTAAGATAGATTATAGAAATTATTATTCAATATATGCAATTCCATATGATATACCCGTAGTAGGTTATGATTCGGATATAGTAAATACATTGAGGCTATGGAGTGCAAAATCATATAATGATATCAATATGGACTGGTTTAACAGGGGGAACTATCTTAAAGCAAGCGAAGAAAAGGTACTAGCTGAATCTATTTCAAAGGTACTGTATCCGGAGGATAATAATCCAGATGGAAAAAGATTGAGGTTAAAACAGCAGTATTTCTTTGTATCGGCTACTATTCAAAACATTATAAAGAAGAGCAAAGGTAAATTTCCACTTTGGGCACTGTCAGATAATGTTGTTATACACATAAACGATACCCATCCTGCTTTGGCCATACCTGAACTTATGCGCATCCTTATGGATGAAGAGGGTATGGGATGGGATGAGGCATGGAATATAACGACTAAAACATGTGCATATACTAATCATACAATAATGGGTGAAGCCTTAGAAAAATGGCCTATAGATTTGTTCAAGGAAGTGCTGCCTAGGATATACATGATAATAAAAGAAATAAATGATAGGCAACTGCACAGATTAAACAGGGAAGGTACAAATGATTGGGAAAAAATAGATAAGATGACTATTATCGCATATGACCAAATTAGAATGGCAAATTTATGCCTTGAAGGATGTTATTCCATAAACGGTGTATCAAAACTCCATACGGATATACTAAAAAAAGAAGTATTCAGTGATTTTTACGCTATATTTCCCCATAAGTTCCATAGCGTTACAAATGGTATAACATACAGGAGATGGCTAATGCATGCAAATCCTGGACTATCAGATTTAATAACCGATGCGATAGGCACCAGATGGAAGTATGACTCTCATGAACTGGAGGGGTTACACAAATTTTCAGAAGATAGTGCATTTAGGGATAGCTTTTCAGATGTCAAGAGATATAATAAACAAAAATTGGCTAAATATATATCTGATAAGACTGGTATACATGTGGATCCTGAATCTATATTTGATGTTCAGATAAAAAGAATACATGAATATAAAAGACAATTTCTAAATGTGTTAAATATATTATATATGTATGATTTGTTATTAGAAAATCCTAGTAGGGATATTCATCCCAGGACTTTTATTTTTGCCGGTAAGGCTGCTCCAGGATATTATAGGGCAAAACTCATAATAAAGCTTATAAATTCCATTGCCAATAGGATCAATGGCGATATAAGATTAAATAATAAGTTAAAGGTAGTATTTTTGGAAAATTATAATGTGACGCTGGCAGAGAAGATTATACCAGCAGCAGAGATAAGTGAACAGATATCAACAGCAGGTATGGAAGCTTCAGGAACCGGTAATATGAAACTAATGTTAAATGGAGCATTGACATTAGGAACGCTCGATGGAGCCAATGTCGAGATAAAGGAAGCAGTTGGTGATCAAAATATATTTATCTTTGGACTAACTGCTGATCAGGTAGAAAATTACCACAAGTACGGGGGATATAATTCAAAGGCGATCTATGATAATGATGCTAATGTAAAAAAAGTTGTAAATCAACTTGTGAATGGATTTTTATCCCCTGAAAATAGTATGATGTTTAGGAGCCTATATAATTATCTGCTGTATGAAGAAGGCGGAATAACAGATAGGTATATGATTCTCAAAGATTTTGATAGCTATAGGCATGTTCATAGTATAGTTGATGATCAATATAAGATGCCTGATATATGGTGGAAAAAGGCAATATTGAATGTGGCGGGAGCAGGAAGATTTTCTAGTGACGAGAGCATAAAAAATTATAATAGTGATATATGGCATCTATCAAAAATGGGGGACTGA
- a CDS encoding LCP family protein, which produces MAKRRSKRGQHKILNIILITLVLVLCIWGVNVGLTMEKEKRQKEAEAINTIDEEAKKESEPIEEEQKKEEEKEKGEVVEEKEPEYPQVEGIRNILLIGTDARTLDEKSRSDSIMILSVDSVHKKLKLTSIMRDSYVDIPEHGEQKINHAFFYGGPELLMKTVENNFKIDIDHYAIINFFGFKDLVDSLGGIDVEVKENEISPINDVIYGTIKQMPEFKKDFKLLEQPGMQHLNGLQALAYSRVRHVGNGDIDRSKRQREVISIVIGRLKDTPVIKYPMVITKFLPYMKTDMNAGDIASYAYTVYKIGNFNPEQIQIPTAELSVGKTINKKKGWVWLMDKEQNSKILQDFIYEDKEYDKNEIDKKSFEKVIQAYIAKEAETARKE; this is translated from the coding sequence ATGGCAAAACGTAGAAGCAAAAGAGGACAACATAAAATATTAAATATAATATTAATAACACTGGTACTGGTTTTGTGTATTTGGGGGGTAAACGTAGGCTTAACTATGGAGAAAGAAAAACGCCAAAAAGAAGCTGAAGCAATAAACACTATAGATGAAGAAGCAAAAAAAGAATCTGAACCTATAGAAGAAGAACAAAAAAAGGAAGAGGAGAAAGAAAAAGGGGAAGTTGTAGAAGAAAAAGAACCAGAATATCCCCAGGTAGAAGGGATAAGAAATATACTTCTTATAGGAACTGATGCTAGAACACTTGATGAAAAATCCCGTTCCGACAGTATAATGATATTATCCGTAGACAGTGTCCACAAAAAATTAAAGCTAACTTCAATAATGCGTGACAGCTATGTAGACATACCAGAACATGGAGAACAAAAAATAAATCATGCATTTTTTTATGGTGGACCAGAACTTTTGATGAAAACTGTAGAGAACAATTTTAAAATAGATATAGATCACTACGCAATTATAAATTTCTTTGGTTTTAAAGATTTAGTAGATTCATTGGGTGGAATAGATGTGGAAGTAAAAGAAAATGAAATAAGCCCAATAAATGATGTAATCTATGGAACTATAAAACAAATGCCAGAGTTTAAGAAAGATTTTAAACTGTTAGAACAGCCTGGTATGCAGCATCTAAATGGCTTACAGGCACTTGCATATTCTAGAGTAAGACATGTAGGAAATGGGGATATTGATAGATCAAAAAGACAGAGGGAAGTAATATCCATAGTAATTGGTAGGTTAAAAGATACACCTGTTATAAAATATCCAATGGTAATAACAAAGTTTCTACCATATATGAAGACAGATATGAATGCAGGAGATATAGCAAGCTATGCCTATACCGTATATAAGATTGGCAATTTTAATCCAGAACAAATTCAAATACCTACAGCAGAACTTAGTGTAGGTAAAACAATAAATAAGAAAAAGGGTTGGGTATGGCTAATGGATAAAGAACAAAATTCTAAAATACTTCAGGATTTTATATATGAAGATAAGGAATATGATAAAAATGAAATAGATAAAAAATCTTTTGAAAAAGTTATACAAGCCTATATAGCAAAAGAAGCAGAAACTGCCAGGAAAGAATAA
- the glgA gene encoding glycogen synthase GlgA, with amino-acid sequence MNILFVASEAAPFAKTGGLGEVIGSLPKALREQGIDARVIIPKYRSIPQELRSNISYKKHIFVKLGWRHQYCGLEETIYQGVPIYFIDNEYYFGRDMMYGYEDDEPERYTFFCRSVLEVIPYLGFIPDIIHCHDWQTGIIPVLLEAHYRHLNPYWDIRTVFTIHNLRYQGIFSKNVLTDLLDLGFEYFSPDKLEFYGDVNFMKAGLTYANLISTVSPSYATEIQTPYFGMRLDGLLRARHAQLFGILNGIDSEAYNPSIDHLIFENYDYKNLKGKMINKKQLQKTLNLPVKPDTPIIAVISRLVSQKGIDLIACVLEEILSLDLQLVVLGNGEWQYENLFRDAANRHKDKVSANIYYDNTMAHRIYAGADMFLMPSMFEPCGLSQLFSMRYGTIPIVRETGGLRDTVIPYNEFTREGNGFSFTNYNAHDMLYTIRRALNFYYDKKAWDKLVIKAMNRDYSWSRSAKKYIELYSLLV; translated from the coding sequence GTGAATATATTATTTGTAGCATCAGAGGCAGCACCGTTTGCCAAGACAGGGGGCTTGGGGGAGGTGATAGGTTCACTACCTAAAGCCTTAAGGGAACAGGGAATAGATGCTAGGGTAATAATACCAAAATACAGATCAATACCACAGGAGCTAAGGAGTAATATATCATATAAAAAGCATATTTTTGTTAAGCTAGGTTGGAGACATCAATATTGCGGTTTGGAGGAAACTATATACCAGGGGGTACCTATATATTTCATTGATAATGAATATTATTTTGGCAGGGATATGATGTATGGATACGAAGACGATGAGCCGGAGAGATATACATTTTTCTGTCGCTCTGTTTTGGAAGTTATCCCCTATTTGGGGTTTATACCGGATATTATTCATTGTCATGATTGGCAAACGGGAATAATACCCGTATTGCTAGAGGCCCATTATAGGCATCTAAATCCCTATTGGGATATACGTACTGTATTTACTATACACAATCTTAGGTATCAAGGCATATTTTCCAAAAACGTGCTGACCGATCTTTTGGATCTAGGGTTTGAATATTTTTCTCCAGATAAACTTGAATTTTATGGTGATGTAAATTTCATGAAGGCTGGTCTTACCTACGCTAATTTAATAAGTACCGTTAGCCCTAGCTATGCAACGGAGATACAAACACCGTATTTTGGTATGAGATTAGATGGACTTTTAAGGGCAAGGCATGCACAACTGTTTGGTATTTTAAATGGTATTGATTCCGAAGCATATAATCCATCTATAGATCACTTGATATTTGAAAACTACGATTATAAAAATTTAAAGGGTAAGATGATAAATAAAAAGCAGCTACAAAAAACACTAAACTTACCTGTAAAACCTGATACACCAATAATAGCTGTGATATCAAGATTGGTATCGCAAAAGGGAATAGATCTTATAGCTTGTGTGTTAGAAGAGATACTATCATTAGACTTACAGCTTGTAGTATTGGGGAATGGTGAATGGCAGTATGAAAATCTCTTTAGGGATGCAGCAAACAGACATAAAGATAAGGTATCAGCAAATATATACTATGACAATACTATGGCTCATAGGATATATGCAGGTGCAGATATGTTTTTAATGCCATCCATGTTTGAACCCTGCGGTCTTTCGCAATTATTCAGTATGAGATATGGCACAATTCCAATTGTTAGAGAGACGGGAGGATTAAGGGATACTGTAATACCATATAATGAATTTACTCGAGAAGGAAATGGATTTAGTTTTACCAATTACAATGCACACGATATGTTATATACCATACGAAGGGCTCTAAATTTTTATTATGACAAGAAAGCATGGGATAAATTGGTAATAAAGGCTATGAATAGGGATTACAGCTGGAGTAGATCTGCAAAGAAATATATAGAATTGTATTCATTGCTGGTATAG
- a CDS encoding polysaccharide deacetylase family protein has protein sequence MLRIEQVRSKRRSKILITSISIILIFAAAVMLHMANNHQGIMRKNDKDTLASAEDNKLVVTSDKKDDSSDKDSQNKPESKDEVKPDNKISDDKKEGDNSKNSGEKAEQPENNSQDKDTKVEEAPIDLRQENLRGVKKWTEGDGKVAYLTFDDGPSKNTPQILDILKQQDVKATFFVIGNLAEQKPDIIKREVAEGHAIGNHTYSHDYKSIYQNPDALLQDMHKTEDVLKSILGSEYECKLFRFPGGSFGEKLKPYKDKLDELGYNYADWNALNGDAEGRNIPVETLISKVKKTTNNKNRVIILMHDAGAKKTTVQALPAIIEYLKGQGYEFKTLND, from the coding sequence ATGTTGAGGATTGAGCAGGTACGTAGTAAAAGACGTTCTAAAATTCTAATAACATCTATTTCTATAATATTGATCTTTGCAGCAGCCGTAATGTTGCATATGGCGAATAACCATCAGGGTATAATGCGTAAAAATGATAAGGATACGTTGGCGTCGGCAGAAGATAATAAGCTAGTGGTTACTAGCGATAAAAAGGATGATTCGAGTGATAAAGATTCACAAAACAAACCTGAATCTAAAGATGAAGTAAAACCGGATAATAAAATTTCCGATGATAAAAAAGAAGGAGATAATTCAAAAAATAGTGGGGAAAAGGCCGAGCAGCCTGAAAATAATAGTCAGGATAAGGATACAAAAGTCGAGGAAGCTCCAATAGATTTAAGACAAGAAAACTTAAGGGGTGTTAAAAAATGGACAGAGGGAGATGGTAAGGTAGCCTATTTGACATTTGATGATGGTCCTAGTAAGAATACGCCTCAGATATTGGATATATTAAAGCAACAGGATGTTAAGGCAACTTTCTTTGTAATAGGAAATTTGGCAGAGCAAAAGCCTGATATTATAAAAAGGGAGGTAGCAGAAGGGCATGCAATAGGTAATCATACCTATTCCCACGACTACAAAAGTATATATCAAAATCCTGATGCACTACTTCAGGATATGCATAAGACTGAAGATGTATTAAAGTCAATACTTGGTTCAGAATATGAATGTAAACTTTTTAGATTTCCCGGTGGCTCGTTTGGAGAAAAGTTAAAGCCTTATAAGGATAAGTTGGACGAGTTAGGGTATAATTATGCTGACTGGAATGCTTTAAATGGAGACGCTGAAGGTCGTAATATACCTGTTGAAACGCTTATATCAAAGGTAAAGAAAACTACAAACAATAAAAATCGTGTTATAATTCTTATGCATGATGCAGGTGCAAAGAAAACCACTGTTCAGGCCTTACCAGCCATAATAGAATATTTAAAGGGACAGGGATACGAATTTAAGACTTTAAATGATTGA
- a CDS encoding HAMP domain-containing sensor histidine kinase: protein MKSIKKRLIANFVCIILISVIILELLLIYLVKQYYYANAEEVLSNQIRLSSDFYTRYFSNTPLSDNILDNVDVFWKQTSAEVQIIDTSGQMIMDSIGFMPEGRMETSDIKKALSGSKGVWIGNVPYDSVKVMAVSYPLISERRIVGAIRFVTSLREVHKEIQIAVMAFVIIGIIVAIISIIVSMFLANSIAEPLKEVTYAAHKMASGDFEVRSQKVFDDEVGQLSDTLNYMADEIVKKDNLKNEFLSSVSHELRTPLTSIKGWAMTLNSGQQPIDEKLLGEGLKIIENESDRLTSMVEELLDFSRLASRKMTLKKKISEITIVIEYIKNHMTPLAARNNIDFIVEYPDNLPLVEIDEDRIKQVFINVLDNAFKFTQQGGQVIFKAEYDNGYIDISISDNGCGISPDDLPRVKEKFFKGKNSKSKNGIGLSICNEIINLHKGSLKIQSELEKGTTVFIKLPVKDQKS, encoded by the coding sequence ATGAAGAGTATAAAGAAAAGGTTAATAGCAAATTTTGTATGTATCATACTTATAAGTGTTATAATATTGGAATTATTGCTTATCTATTTAGTTAAGCAATATTATTATGCAAACGCAGAAGAGGTTTTATCGAATCAGATAAGGCTATCTTCTGATTTTTATACAAGGTATTTTTCCAACACACCCCTTTCTGATAATATATTGGACAATGTAGATGTTTTTTGGAAGCAAACTAGTGCTGAGGTGCAAATAATAGATACATCTGGGCAGATGATTATGGATTCAATAGGATTTATGCCGGAAGGCCGTATGGAAACAAGTGATATAAAAAAGGCCCTATCTGGCTCAAAAGGAGTATGGATTGGAAACGTGCCATATGACAGTGTAAAGGTAATGGCAGTATCCTATCCGCTGATATCGGAGAGAAGAATTGTAGGTGCCATAAGGTTTGTAACATCATTGCGGGAGGTGCATAAGGAGATACAAATTGCTGTCATGGCGTTTGTAATCATAGGTATTATAGTAGCTATAATATCTATAATTGTCAGTATGTTTTTGGCAAACAGTATAGCAGAACCATTAAAAGAAGTTACCTATGCGGCTCACAAAATGGCATCGGGAGATTTTGAAGTTAGGAGTCAAAAGGTATTTGATGATGAAGTAGGGCAATTGTCGGATACACTAAACTATATGGCTGATGAAATTGTAAAAAAGGATAATCTAAAAAATGAATTTTTATCCTCTGTGTCCCATGAGCTTAGAACACCCCTTACATCTATAAAGGGATGGGCCATGACTTTAAATTCAGGTCAGCAACCCATAGATGAAAAACTTTTGGGAGAAGGACTTAAAATAATAGAAAATGAAAGTGACAGATTGACTAGTATGGTTGAGGAATTGTTGGATTTTTCCAGACTTGCTTCACGTAAAATGACTTTAAAAAAGAAGATTTCAGAAATAACAATTGTAATAGAATATATAAAAAATCATATGACTCCATTGGCTGCAAGAAACAATATAGATTTTATAGTAGAGTATCCAGACAACCTGCCGCTTGTAGAAATTGATGAGGATAGAATAAAACAGGTATTTATAAACGTATTGGATAATGCATTTAAGTTTACTCAGCAAGGTGGACAGGTGATATTTAAAGCAGAATATGACAATGGATATATCGATATATCCATTAGTGATAATGGGTGCGGCATAAGTCCAGATGATCTACCAAGGGTGAAAGAAAAATTTTTTAAGGGTAAGAACAGCAAATCAAAAAACGGTATAGGGCTATCAATATGTAATGAGATAATAAATCTTCACAAAGGCAGTTTGAAGATACAGAGTGAATTAGAAAAGGGCACAACGGTATTTATCAAACTCCCTGTAAAAGATCAGAAATCTTGA
- a CDS encoding response regulator transcription factor — protein sequence MEKKILIIEDEDAIRGFVKINFERNKYIVLEAASGEDGIEVVKQEKPDVVILDIMLPGIDGFKVCEILRQGFPHIGIIMLTARNLEMDRIMGLEFGADDYVVKPFNPMELVLRVEALLRRMETKTDKVRNAIIYSGSFKLDPYSQRAYKDGNELDITPKEYLLLKLFMENPGRAFTRDELLDLVWGYNFIGDSKIIDVNIRRLRTKIEDSPSRPVYIETIWGTGYRWKKM from the coding sequence ATGGAAAAAAAGATACTTATAATAGAAGATGAAGATGCCATAAGGGGTTTTGTAAAGATTAATTTTGAGCGTAATAAATATATTGTTTTAGAAGCTGCTAGTGGTGAAGATGGCATAGAAGTGGTCAAGCAGGAAAAACCTGATGTAGTTATATTGGATATTATGTTACCAGGAATAGATGGATTTAAGGTATGTGAAATATTAAGACAAGGCTTTCCACATATAGGTATAATTATGCTTACTGCCAGAAATTTAGAAATGGATAGAATAATGGGTTTAGAATTTGGTGCAGACGACTATGTGGTAAAGCCCTTTAATCCAATGGAACTGGTGCTTAGGGTTGAAGCTCTTTTGAGAAGGATGGAAACAAAGACTGATAAGGTTAGAAATGCTATTATATATAGTGGCTCATTCAAACTGGATCCCTATTCACAGCGTGCTTATAAGGATGGTAATGAGCTTGATATAACGCCTAAAGAGTATTTATTGCTTAAGCTTTTCATGGAAAATCCGGGGAGGGCTTTTACTAGGGATGAGCTTTTGGATCTAGTATGGGGCTATAATTTTATAGGGGATTCAAAGATTATAGATGTCAATATACGAAGGCTACGGACCAAGATTGAAGATTCTCCGTCAAGGCCGGTTTATATAGAAACTATTTGGGGGACTGGTTACAGATGGAAAAAAATGTAG
- the lpdA gene encoding dihydrolipoyl dehydrogenase, whose translation MYDLIVLGGGPAGYIAAERAGDGGLSVALIEKQFLGGVCLNEGCIPSKTLLNSAKIYDYAKFSEKYGVTTKDAILDHGAVISRKNKVVKMLTAGVKAALKKSNVDIIDGIGMIMEKSEDGYIISVGDTEYKGKKLLIATGSSPAIPPIPGIEEGLKSGFVLTNREILNLKAIPKSLVIIGGGVVGIEMASYFNSAGSKVTVIEMLDHIGGEIDRDISNILFRNYKKKGIDFKLGSKLLELKGNTLLYDQDGKTSEMTADEVLISVGRRPVTEGLGLKNIGIELERGAIKTDDRGRTNVLGVYAAGDVNGKYMLAHAAYREAEVSVNDMLGIEDRLDYSVIPSVIYTSPEVAGVGYTEAGAKSAGIDYDMVNIPMQYSGRYMAENERGDGICKVLVDKSTKKLIGVHMIGSYTSEIIYGAGIMIQNGMNIDDIKKTVFPHPTVSEIIREAIFQL comes from the coding sequence ATGTATGATCTAATAGTCCTTGGTGGAGGACCTGCAGGTTATATTGCTGCCGAGCGGGCAGGAGATGGAGGGTTAAGTGTGGCCCTTATAGAAAAACAGTTTCTTGGGGGTGTATGTTTAAATGAAGGCTGTATACCGTCCAAGACCCTTTTAAATTCTGCAAAGATCTACGATTATGCAAAATTTAGTGAAAAGTATGGGGTTACTACAAAAGATGCTATATTAGATCATGGTGCCGTAATATCAAGGAAGAATAAAGTCGTAAAAATGCTTACAGCAGGGGTAAAGGCTGCCCTAAAAAAGAGCAATGTTGATATTATAGATGGCATAGGCATGATAATGGAGAAATCAGAGGATGGCTATATAATAAGTGTTGGAGATACAGAGTATAAAGGGAAAAAACTGCTCATTGCGACAGGCTCATCTCCCGCCATTCCCCCAATACCTGGCATAGAAGAGGGGTTAAAGTCGGGATTTGTATTGACAAATAGGGAAATACTCAATCTCAAGGCTATTCCAAAATCACTTGTAATAATAGGCGGCGGCGTTGTCGGAATTGAGATGGCTTCGTATTTTAATTCTGCAGGCAGCAAGGTTACAGTAATTGAGATGCTTGATCATATAGGTGGAGAAATAGACAGGGATATAAGCAATATATTGTTTAGAAATTATAAGAAGAAGGGTATAGATTTTAAATTAGGATCTAAGCTTTTAGAACTTAAGGGTAATACACTATTATATGACCAAGATGGTAAAACTTCCGAAATGACTGCTGATGAGGTATTGATAAGCGTAGGGCGTAGGCCTGTTACTGAAGGCCTTGGACTTAAAAATATAGGCATAGAACTAGAACGGGGGGCCATAAAAACGGATGATAGGGGCAGGACAAATGTTTTAGGTGTATATGCGGCAGGGGATGTAAATGGTAAATATATGCTGGCCCATGCAGCCTATAGGGAGGCAGAGGTATCGGTAAACGATATGCTTGGGATAGAAGACAGGTTAGATTATAGTGTCATACCATCGGTTATATATACTAGTCCGGAGGTGGCGGGAGTAGGATATACCGAGGCGGGAGCAAAGAGTGCAGGTATAGATTATGATATGGTTAACATCCCTATGCAGTATAGCGGAAGATATATGGCCGAGAACGAACGTGGGGATGGGATATGTAAGGTATTAGTAGACAAAAGCACTAAAAAACTTATAGGTGTTCATATGATAGGGAGTTATACGTCTGAGATCATATATGGGGCAGGTATCATGATACAAAATGGCATGAATATAGATGATATCAAAAAAACAGTATTTCCCCATCCTACCGTATCAGAAATTATTCGTGAGGCAATATTCCAGTTATAG